A genomic window from Micromonospora sp. WMMA1947 includes:
- a CDS encoding branched-chain amino acid ABC transporter permease, which produces MTTTIDPPERRETAADKLRQGRHAISERWHHAPRWVRWVLLIAVIAFFYALPNKEFYQYLGPIPTPGANFTQVMFTVSIYVLLAVGLNIVVGFAGLLDLGYFGFFAVGAYTVAVLTSPSSDLKTLWPWLAVVPIAIGLTMVSGVMLGTPTLRLRGDYLALVTLGFAEMIRIAAVSSEFLKGQRGFNQIPHPPGQYADGRPWFGVLDARPYYWLVLTLIILVVIGVRNLTHSRVGRAWISIREDEDAAQLMGVPTFKFKLWAFASGAAIAGLAGALFAGKQNFVNSQNFELLNSIIILAAVIFGGSGNIIGAIVGGGLVAYMIERFRGIELFGIELYEYRFLFFGLVLVVMMIFRPQGLIPNRRRAAEFKDRRKEVIVGE; this is translated from the coding sequence ATGACGACCACCATCGACCCGCCGGAGCGGCGGGAGACGGCGGCGGACAAGCTGCGGCAGGGCCGGCACGCGATCTCGGAGCGCTGGCACCACGCGCCGCGCTGGGTGCGCTGGGTGCTGCTGATCGCGGTCATCGCGTTCTTCTACGCGCTGCCGAACAAGGAGTTCTACCAGTACCTCGGGCCGATCCCGACCCCGGGCGCGAACTTCACCCAGGTGATGTTCACGGTCTCGATCTACGTGCTGCTGGCGGTCGGGCTCAACATCGTGGTCGGCTTCGCCGGCCTGCTCGACCTCGGCTACTTCGGCTTCTTCGCCGTCGGCGCGTACACGGTCGCGGTGCTGACCTCACCGAGCAGCGACCTCAAGACGCTGTGGCCGTGGCTGGCGGTGGTGCCGATCGCGATCGGCCTGACCATGGTCTCCGGCGTCATGCTGGGCACGCCGACGCTGCGTCTGCGCGGCGACTACCTGGCGCTGGTGACGCTCGGCTTCGCCGAGATGATCCGGATCGCGGCGGTCAGCTCCGAGTTCCTCAAGGGACAGCGCGGCTTCAACCAGATCCCGCACCCGCCCGGCCAGTACGCCGACGGCCGGCCGTGGTTCGGCGTGCTCGACGCCCGCCCGTACTACTGGCTGGTGCTCACGCTGATCATCCTGGTGGTGATCGGGGTGCGGAACCTGACCCACAGCCGGGTCGGCCGGGCCTGGATCTCGATCCGCGAGGACGAGGACGCGGCCCAGCTGATGGGCGTGCCGACGTTCAAGTTCAAGCTGTGGGCGTTCGCCTCCGGCGCGGCCATCGCCGGCCTGGCCGGCGCGCTGTTCGCCGGTAAGCAGAACTTCGTCAACTCGCAGAACTTCGAGCTGCTCAACTCGATCATCATCCTGGCCGCCGTCATCTTCGGCGGCTCGGGCAACATCATCGGCGCGATCGTCGGCGGCGGCCTGGTGGCGTACATGATCGAGCGGTTCCGTGGCATCGAGCTGTTCGGCATCGAACTGTACGAGTACCGGTTCCTCTTCTTCGGTCTGGTGCTCGTGGTGATGATGATCTTCCGCCCGCAGGGCTTGATCCCGAACCGGCGACGAGCGGCGGAGTTCAAGGACCGCCGCAAGGAGGTGATCGTCGGTGAGTGA
- a CDS encoding ABC transporter substrate-binding protein, with protein MFHPNPGRRAALGVAGAAVLLLSLAACGEKENSAEPGDGPSVSATADSNLAAKVPDAIKADGVIKVGTDSTYAPAEFLDQDGKTVVGFDVELFNAVAQKLGLKAEYESAPFDAILPGVGSGKYEVGVSSFTINADRLKTVNMVSYYSAGTQWATKKGNPAGVDPENACGKKIAVQVGTVQLDDITARSKKCTDAGKPAIKIDQYQAQSDATAAVGSGKNDAMLADSPVGAYAVKQSNGQLEVLGDIYESAPYGYAVNKEQQAFAEVLKEAVQAVIADGSYKAALSKWGVEGGAITNAELNPSV; from the coding sequence ATGTTCCACCCCAACCCCGGACGGCGGGCGGCGCTCGGCGTCGCCGGTGCGGCCGTCCTGCTGCTCTCCCTCGCCGCGTGCGGCGAGAAGGAGAACTCGGCCGAGCCGGGCGACGGCCCGTCGGTGTCCGCCACGGCCGACTCCAACCTCGCCGCGAAGGTGCCGGACGCCATCAAGGCCGACGGCGTGATCAAGGTCGGCACCGACTCGACGTACGCCCCGGCCGAGTTCCTCGACCAGGACGGCAAGACCGTGGTCGGCTTCGACGTGGAGCTGTTCAACGCGGTGGCGCAGAAGCTCGGCCTCAAGGCCGAGTACGAGTCGGCGCCGTTCGACGCGATCCTGCCCGGTGTGGGTTCGGGCAAGTACGAGGTCGGCGTCTCGTCGTTCACCATCAACGCCGACCGTCTGAAGACGGTCAACATGGTGAGCTACTACTCGGCGGGCACCCAGTGGGCGACCAAGAAGGGCAACCCGGCCGGGGTGGACCCGGAGAACGCCTGCGGCAAGAAGATCGCCGTGCAGGTCGGTACGGTCCAGCTCGACGACATCACCGCCCGGTCGAAGAAGTGCACCGACGCCGGCAAGCCGGCCATCAAGATCGACCAGTACCAGGCGCAGAGCGACGCGACCGCCGCCGTGGGCAGCGGCAAGAACGACGCCATGCTGGCCGACTCCCCGGTCGGCGCGTATGCGGTGAAGCAGAGCAACGGCCAGCTCGAGGTGCTCGGCGACATCTACGAGTCGGCGCCGTACGGCTACGCGGTGAACAAGGAGCAGCAGGCGTTCGCCGAGGTGCTCAAGGAGGCCGTGCAGGCGGTCATCGCCGACGGCAGCTACAAGGCCGCGCTGAGCAAGTGGGGTGTCGAGGGCGGCGCGATCACCAACGCTGAACTGAACCCGTCGGTCTGA
- a CDS encoding ABC transporter ATP-binding protein, protein MLLEIEDVSLLYGRIQALHGISLTVDEGEIVALIGANGAGKSTTMRAISGIRPVASGTIKFAGEDITKLRADLRVRRGLCQAPEGRGIFPGMTVLENLDMGAYTRRDKAGIAQDLARVLDLFPRLAERRKQAGGTLSGGEQQMLAVGRALMSRPKLLLLDEPSMGLAPMLIQQIFTIITEINQQGTTILLVEQNAQQALARAHRAYVLETGRIVKSGTGADLLHDPSVKEAYLGVA, encoded by the coding sequence ATGCTGCTTGAGATCGAGGACGTGAGCCTGCTCTACGGGCGGATCCAGGCGCTGCACGGCATCAGCCTGACCGTGGACGAGGGGGAGATCGTCGCGCTGATCGGCGCGAACGGCGCCGGCAAGTCCACCACCATGCGGGCGATCTCCGGCATCCGGCCGGTCGCCTCCGGCACGATCAAGTTCGCCGGTGAGGACATCACCAAGCTCCGGGCCGACCTGCGGGTGCGGCGCGGGCTGTGCCAGGCGCCCGAGGGCCGGGGCATCTTCCCCGGCATGACGGTGCTGGAGAACCTCGACATGGGCGCGTACACCCGGCGCGACAAGGCCGGCATCGCGCAGGACCTGGCCCGGGTGCTGGACCTGTTCCCGCGGCTGGCCGAGCGGCGCAAGCAGGCCGGCGGCACGCTCTCCGGCGGCGAGCAGCAGATGCTCGCGGTCGGCCGGGCGCTGATGAGCCGGCCGAAGCTGCTGCTGCTCGACGAGCCGTCGATGGGTCTCGCGCCGATGCTGATCCAGCAGATCTTCACGATCATCACGGAGATCAACCAGCAGGGCACCACCATCCTGCTGGTGGAGCAGAACGCCCAGCAGGCGCTGGCGCGCGCCCACCGGGCGTACGTGCTGGAGACCGGCCGGATCGTCAAGAGCGGCACCGGCGCGGACCTGCTGCACGACCCCTCGGTCAAAGAGGCCTACCTCGGCGTGGCCTGA
- a CDS encoding branched-chain amino acid ABC transporter substrate-binding protein, whose product MRQKLARVIGGVAMLALVAGGTACSSGSDDEGSGGSACGSKIAFFGALTGSSAALGINEKNGVKLAVDKYNKENPDCKVELAELDSQGSPDQAPGLAQKAIDDTKILGVVGPAYSGESEAAGPLFNEAGLVTITPSATRPSLAEQGWKTFFRAVGNDLSQGPAAGNYIKNVMKADRVYVIDDQSAYGAGLADEVKKVLGSSVVGSDKVQGEGKQTEFSGVVTKVKAANVKAVFYGGYYQEAGLIRKQLTAAGVTAPLVAGDGVNDGAYITSAGAAAAEGTILTCPCAPSTEARGTFAADFKALNGTDPGTYSDTAFDAANILLAGIKAGKSTRADLLEFVKGYSGEGVAASYKFVEGGELDPAQVKVWAFKVQGGKVVPDQEIPKS is encoded by the coding sequence TTGAGGCAGAAGCTCGCACGCGTGATCGGCGGGGTCGCCATGCTGGCGCTCGTCGCCGGTGGCACCGCTTGTTCCAGCGGCAGCGACGATGAGGGTTCCGGGGGCAGCGCCTGCGGGAGCAAGATCGCTTTCTTCGGCGCGCTGACCGGTAGCTCGGCCGCGCTGGGCATCAACGAGAAGAACGGCGTCAAGCTGGCCGTCGACAAGTACAACAAGGAGAACCCGGACTGCAAGGTCGAGCTCGCCGAGCTCGACTCGCAGGGCAGCCCGGACCAGGCGCCGGGTCTGGCCCAGAAGGCGATCGACGACACCAAGATCCTGGGCGTCGTGGGTCCGGCCTACTCGGGCGAGTCCGAGGCCGCCGGCCCGCTGTTCAACGAGGCCGGCCTGGTCACCATCACCCCCTCCGCGACCCGTCCCAGCCTCGCCGAGCAGGGCTGGAAGACGTTCTTCCGCGCGGTCGGCAACGACCTGAGCCAGGGCCCCGCCGCCGGTAACTACATCAAGAACGTGATGAAGGCCGACCGGGTCTACGTCATCGACGACCAGTCCGCGTACGGCGCCGGCCTGGCCGACGAGGTCAAGAAGGTTCTCGGCTCCTCGGTCGTGGGCAGCGACAAGGTCCAGGGCGAGGGCAAGCAGACCGAGTTCTCCGGCGTGGTCACCAAGGTCAAGGCCGCCAACGTCAAGGCGGTCTTCTACGGCGGCTACTACCAGGAGGCCGGCCTGATCCGCAAGCAGCTCACCGCTGCCGGGGTCACCGCCCCGCTGGTCGCCGGTGACGGCGTGAACGACGGCGCGTACATCACCTCCGCCGGTGCCGCCGCCGCCGAGGGCACCATCCTCACCTGCCCCTGCGCTCCGTCCACCGAGGCGCGCGGCACCTTCGCCGCCGACTTCAAGGCGCTCAACGGCACCGACCCGGGCACCTACAGCGACACCGCCTTCGACGCGGCGAACATCCTGCTGGCGGGCATCAAGGCCGGCAAGAGCACCCGCGCCGACCTGCTGGAGTTCGTGAAGGGCTACAGCGGCGAGGGCGTTGCCGCCAGCTACAAGTTCGTCGAGGGCGGCGAGCTCGACCCGGCGCAGGTCAAGGTCTGGGCGTTCAAGGTGCAGGGCGGCAAGGTCGTCCCGGACCAGGAGATCCCCAAGTCCTGA
- a CDS encoding branched-chain amino acid ABC transporter permease codes for MDFDGLFSNFGELTTTGLTQGAIYALVALGYTLVYGVLRLINFAHSEVFIAGAFAAIWTWNGFGLDQNSQVSGIGSILFYLLVAMIVAAIASAGTATVIERVAYRPLRKRNAPPLAFLITAIGASIAISEAFGVYTRRRPEGAPILVSSEPLFHIAGVPIDAVQLLTIGSALVMMFALDQFINRSRTGRGIRAVAQDANTAALMGVNKDRIILMVFIAGGTMAGVAGLLYDVRIQTLTYSVGFLLGLKAFTAAVLGGIGNLRGALVGGLLLGVVENYAAGLFGSQWKDFAAFAVLVVLLMFRPTGLLGESLGRARA; via the coding sequence TTGGACTTCGACGGATTGTTCTCCAACTTCGGGGAACTCACCACGACCGGCTTGACGCAGGGCGCCATCTACGCCCTGGTCGCGCTCGGCTACACGCTTGTGTACGGCGTGCTCAGGCTCATCAACTTCGCCCACTCCGAGGTCTTCATCGCCGGCGCGTTCGCCGCGATCTGGACCTGGAACGGCTTCGGACTCGACCAGAACTCGCAGGTCAGCGGCATCGGCTCGATCCTGTTCTACCTACTGGTGGCGATGATCGTGGCGGCCATCGCCTCGGCGGGCACCGCGACGGTGATCGAACGGGTGGCGTACCGGCCGCTGCGCAAGCGCAACGCGCCGCCGCTGGCGTTCCTCATCACCGCCATCGGCGCCTCGATCGCCATCTCCGAGGCGTTCGGCGTCTACACCCGGCGCCGGCCGGAGGGCGCGCCGATCCTGGTCAGCTCGGAGCCGCTGTTCCACATCGCCGGGGTGCCGATCGACGCGGTGCAGCTGCTCACGATCGGTTCCGCGCTGGTGATGATGTTCGCGCTGGACCAGTTCATCAACCGCAGCCGTACCGGCCGCGGCATCCGGGCGGTGGCCCAGGACGCCAACACGGCGGCCCTGATGGGCGTCAACAAGGACCGCATCATCCTGATGGTCTTCATCGCCGGTGGCACCATGGCCGGCGTCGCGGGCCTGCTCTACGACGTGCGGATCCAGACGCTCACCTACAGCGTCGGCTTCCTGCTGGGCCTCAAGGCGTTCACCGCCGCGGTGCTCGGCGGTATCGGCAACCTGCGCGGCGCGCTCGTCGGCGGGTTGCTGCTCGGCGTCGTGGAGAACTACGCCGCGGGCCTGTTCGGCAGTCAGTGGAAGGACTTCGCCGCGTTCGCGGTGCTCGTCGTCCTGCTGATGTTCCGGCCGACCGGTCTGCTCGGCGAATCACTGGGGAGGGCACGCGCATGA
- a CDS encoding ABC transporter ATP-binding protein, which translates to MLEVDHVTLRFGGVVALNDVDFTLYKGEILGLIGPNGAGKTTCFNAMTGIYQPTEGQIRFLGQKISGKKRHQITRMGMARTFQNIRLFPEMTALENVQVGADAHHKTSVISALLRLPRHWKEEREGREKAERLLEFVGISNRMHEFARNLSYGEQRRLEIARALATDPKLLCLDEPAAGFNPAEKEELLQLIRQIRDQGVTVLLIEHDMRLVMGVTDRIVVLEFGKKIAEGLPAEVRDNPKVVAAYLGVPDDAA; encoded by the coding sequence TTGCTGGAGGTCGACCACGTCACGCTGCGCTTCGGCGGCGTGGTGGCCCTCAACGACGTGGACTTCACCCTCTACAAGGGTGAGATCCTCGGCCTGATCGGCCCGAACGGCGCCGGCAAGACCACCTGCTTCAACGCGATGACCGGCATCTACCAGCCCACCGAGGGGCAGATCCGGTTCCTGGGCCAGAAGATCAGTGGCAAGAAGCGCCACCAGATCACCCGGATGGGCATGGCCCGGACGTTCCAGAACATCCGTCTCTTCCCGGAGATGACCGCGCTGGAGAACGTCCAGGTCGGCGCGGACGCGCACCACAAGACCAGCGTGATCTCCGCCCTGCTGCGCCTGCCGCGGCACTGGAAGGAGGAGCGCGAGGGCCGGGAGAAGGCCGAGCGCCTGCTGGAGTTCGTCGGCATCAGCAACCGGATGCACGAGTTCGCCCGCAACCTGTCCTACGGCGAGCAGCGGCGGCTGGAGATCGCCCGCGCGCTCGCCACCGACCCGAAGCTGCTCTGCCTGGACGAGCCGGCCGCCGGCTTCAACCCGGCGGAGAAGGAGGAGCTGCTCCAGCTCATCCGGCAGATCCGGGACCAGGGCGTGACGGTGCTGCTGATCGAGCACGACATGCGCCTGGTGATGGGCGTGACCGACCGGATCGTGGTCCTGGAGTTCGGAAAGAAGATCGCCGAAGGGCTGCCCGCCGAGGTGCGGGACAACCCGAAGGTGGTCGCGGCGTACCTGGGGGTGCCGGACGATGCTGCTTGA